One region of Chlorobiota bacterium genomic DNA includes:
- the mutL gene encoding DNA mismatch repair endonuclease MutL — protein MPIIHRLPESLANKIAAGEVVQRPESVVKELVENSLDAGGTEIAVITRSAGKSLIYVSDNGKGMAEEDAIIAFERHATSKISTQDDLDRIMTLGFRGEALAAIAAVAQVELKTRQADDELGTLVRVENGKVIELSKTACERGTSIAIKNLFFSVPARRKFMKSNATEFKHIVETMQRFALCYPHVSFTLSDDDSISLNVKPSGLEDRIRAIYNEEMLNALLPFQADGDGITITGYIGRPNFARKSKSDQYMFLNGRYISSRLLSHAIFTGYEHLMDAQSYPPYVLYLEIDPERVDVNVHPTKSEVKFDDENMVYQMLQQGTRRALSSHNLVPAMTMPRQETGEGVLAALRFALPTHDRAEPFRTPTAPSPHPGAAPAGSSPSGNWRDAQPPMPNSKRETTGGVGKDVLEQLFGRPNYPATATGAEAGTEASTAAQVPGEGVTFQQQVRSVEDAEHEQRLGLWQIHNKYILSQIRSGLMIVDQHVAHERILYERALKSMEAAMPMSQQLLFPLELSTNPAEFALIRELRNDLTGLGFDIALERGEKVMITGVPNDVRPGQEAAILRELLDQYEEYQQMGKTNQRDMVAASFACRAAIKAGDPLSEPEMLDLIEQLFSTTMPYVCPHGRPIVIRIELGELDRRFGRTS, from the coding sequence ATGCCAATCATCCACAGACTGCCCGAATCGTTAGCCAACAAAATTGCCGCCGGCGAGGTGGTGCAACGCCCTGAGTCGGTGGTGAAGGAGCTTGTGGAGAACAGCCTTGACGCTGGCGGGACGGAGATTGCCGTCATCACCCGCAGCGCCGGAAAGTCGCTGATCTACGTCTCCGACAATGGCAAGGGAATGGCCGAGGAGGACGCAATCATCGCCTTCGAGCGGCACGCCACCAGCAAAATCTCCACCCAAGATGACCTTGACCGAATCATGACCCTGGGATTCCGTGGCGAGGCGTTGGCCGCAATCGCTGCGGTGGCGCAAGTGGAGCTGAAAACCCGGCAAGCCGACGACGAGCTTGGCACGCTGGTTCGGGTGGAAAATGGAAAGGTGATAGAGTTGTCGAAAACCGCGTGCGAGCGGGGGACCAGCATCGCCATTAAAAACCTCTTCTTCTCGGTCCCTGCGCGGCGCAAATTCATGAAGTCGAACGCCACGGAGTTCAAGCATATCGTGGAGACGATGCAGCGGTTCGCGCTTTGCTACCCCCACGTCTCCTTCACCCTCAGCGACGACGACTCCATCTCCCTAAACGTCAAGCCCAGCGGGTTGGAGGATCGGATCCGCGCCATTTACAACGAGGAGATGTTGAACGCGCTGCTCCCGTTCCAGGCCGATGGGGATGGGATTACGATCACGGGATACATCGGCAGGCCGAACTTTGCGCGGAAGTCAAAAAGCGATCAGTACATGTTTCTGAACGGCCGCTACATCAGCAGCCGGCTGCTGTCGCACGCGATTTTCACCGGCTACGAGCACCTGATGGATGCGCAGAGCTACCCCCCCTACGTCCTCTATCTGGAAATTGATCCCGAGCGGGTGGATGTGAACGTTCACCCCACAAAATCGGAGGTGAAGTTCGACGACGAAAACATGGTGTACCAGATGCTGCAGCAGGGGACGCGGCGCGCGCTCAGCAGCCACAACCTGGTTCCGGCAATGACCATGCCGCGCCAAGAAACCGGCGAAGGAGTTCTGGCCGCGCTGCGGTTTGCCTTGCCAACCCACGACCGTGCCGAGCCGTTCCGCACCCCCACTGCGCCAAGCCCCCATCCGGGCGCGGCACCGGCAGGAAGCTCACCTTCGGGAAACTGGCGCGACGCGCAGCCGCCAATGCCAAACAGCAAGCGCGAAACAACCGGCGGAGTAGGGAAGGACGTGCTGGAGCAGTTGTTCGGTCGCCCGAACTACCCTGCCACGGCAACCGGGGCGGAAGCCGGCACGGAAGCCAGCACAGCGGCGCAGGTTCCTGGCGAAGGGGTGACGTTCCAGCAGCAGGTTCGTTCGGTGGAGGATGCCGAGCATGAGCAACGGCTGGGGCTGTGGCAGATCCACAACAAGTATATCCTGTCCCAGATCCGCTCCGGCCTGATGATTGTTGACCAGCACGTTGCGCACGAGCGAATCCTGTACGAACGCGCCCTGAAAAGCATGGAGGCGGCCATGCCGATGTCGCAGCAGCTTCTTTTTCCGTTGGAGCTTTCCACCAATCCGGCGGAGTTCGCGCTGATTCGCGAGCTTCGGAACGACCTTACTGGCTTGGGGTTCGATATCGCGCTGGAGCGTGGGGAGAAAGTGATGATTACCGGCGTGCCAAACGACGTTCGCCCAGGCCAGGAAGCTGCAATTTTGCGGGAGCTATTGGACCAGTACGAAGAGTACCAGCAGATGGGGAAGACAAACCAGCGCGACATGGTGGCGGCATCGTTTGCCTGCCGCGCCGCAATTAAAGCGGGCGATCCGTTGTCGGAGCCGGAGATGTTGGATTTAATCGAGCAACTCTTCTCCACCACAATGCCCTACGTCTGCCCGCACGGCCGCCCAATCGTCATTCGGATAGAGTTAGGCGAACTTGACCGAAGGTTTGGGCGGACATCGTAG
- the gcvH gene encoding glycine cleavage system protein GcvH, with amino-acid sequence MNFPSDLKYDKSHEWVRIDGTTGTIGITEYAQSELGDVVFVDITASIGDDVAPGQVFGTIEAVKTVADLYMPIAGRIIEINEAINDAPETVNNAPYGDGWMVKIEIAADADVAGLMNAEAYAASVGQ; translated from the coding sequence ATGAATTTCCCATCCGACCTGAAGTACGACAAAAGCCACGAGTGGGTCCGTATTGACGGAACAACCGGAACCATTGGCATCACCGAATATGCTCAATCAGAGTTAGGCGATGTGGTGTTTGTTGACATCACCGCCAGCATTGGCGACGACGTTGCGCCCGGGCAAGTTTTTGGCACGATTGAGGCGGTGAAAACCGTTGCCGATCTCTACATGCCGATTGCTGGGCGGATCATCGAGATCAACGAAGCCATCAACGACGCGCCGGAGACCGTCAACAACGCCCCGTATGGCGATGGCTGGATGGTGAAAATCGAAATTGCTGCCGACGCAGACGTTGCAGGGCTGATGAACGCCGAAGCCTACGCAGCCTCGGTGGGGCAGTAA
- the accC gene encoding acetyl-CoA carboxylase biotin carboxylase subunit codes for MFKKILIANRGEIALRIIRACREMGIRTVCVYSTADADSLHVKFADEVLCIGPPAGSESYLNIPRIISAAQVTNADAIHPGYGFLAENARFAEICKECGFTFIGPSPESITLMGNKSIAKETMVAAGVPVVPGSPGLIEDLAAAQRVGAEVGFPIVIKASAGGGGKGMRVVNEPSELERAYTTARTEAEAAFGDGSVYIEKFVEEPRHVEIQVMCDRYGNRAYLNERECSIQRRHQKLIEEAPSPVLSAELREAMGQAALKGCAHVNYEGAGTIEFLVDKHRSFYFMEMNTRIQVEHPVTEESLGIDLIKEQIAVAAGETLTLKQSPPRKHSIEVRINAEDPYNGFRPSPGRITNLHFPGGHGVRIDSHIYQGYSIPPYYDSLLAKLITFGETRSSAIAKMRRALDEFVVEGVKTTIPFHQMMMEHEAFLSGQFDTRFVDTTEWKSRLPQNP; via the coding sequence ATGTTCAAAAAAATTCTGATTGCGAATCGGGGTGAGATTGCCCTGCGGATCATCCGCGCTTGCCGCGAGATGGGCATCCGCACGGTCTGCGTCTATTCCACCGCCGACGCTGACTCCCTTCACGTCAAGTTTGCCGATGAGGTCCTTTGCATCGGCCCCCCCGCCGGTTCCGAAAGCTATCTGAACATCCCCCGGATCATCTCCGCCGCGCAAGTCACCAACGCCGACGCAATCCATCCAGGCTACGGGTTTCTTGCTGAGAACGCACGATTTGCGGAGATCTGCAAGGAGTGCGGGTTCACGTTTATCGGGCCTTCGCCGGAGTCCATCACCTTGATGGGAAATAAGTCCATCGCCAAGGAGACGATGGTGGCCGCTGGCGTTCCGGTTGTTCCTGGAAGCCCAGGCCTGATTGAAGACCTTGCCGCAGCCCAACGCGTCGGTGCGGAAGTTGGCTTCCCGATCGTGATAAAAGCCAGCGCCGGCGGCGGCGGAAAAGGGATGCGCGTGGTGAACGAGCCTTCCGAGCTAGAGCGTGCCTACACCACCGCCCGCACCGAAGCCGAAGCCGCTTTTGGCGACGGAAGCGTCTATATCGAAAAATTTGTGGAGGAGCCGCGCCACGTTGAGATTCAGGTGATGTGCGACCGCTACGGCAACCGCGCGTATCTGAACGAACGGGAATGCTCAATCCAACGCCGCCACCAAAAACTGATCGAGGAAGCTCCATCGCCGGTGCTTTCGGCTGAGCTTCGCGAGGCCATGGGCCAGGCCGCCCTGAAAGGCTGCGCCCACGTAAACTACGAGGGGGCGGGGACGATTGAGTTTTTGGTTGACAAGCACCGCAGCTTCTACTTCATGGAGATGAACACCCGTATCCAGGTGGAGCATCCGGTCACCGAAGAATCGTTGGGGATTGACCTTATCAAGGAGCAGATTGCCGTTGCCGCTGGCGAGACGCTAACGCTGAAGCAATCGCCGCCGCGCAAGCACTCCATCGAGGTTCGCATCAACGCCGAAGACCCGTACAATGGCTTCCGCCCAAGCCCGGGGCGCATCACCAACTTGCATTTCCCCGGCGGCCACGGCGTGCGGATTGATTCCCACATCTACCAGGGCTACAGCATCCCCCCTTACTACGATTCCCTGCTGGCAAAGCTCATCACGTTTGGCGAAACGCGAAGCAGCGCAATCGCCAAAATGCGGCGCGCGCTGGATGAGTTTGTTGTTGAAGGGGTGAAGACAACCATCCCCTTCCACCAGATGATGATGGAACATGAAGCATTCCTAAGCGGCCAATTCGACACACGGTTTGTTGACACCACCGAGTGGAAAAGCCGGTTGCCACAGAATCCATAA
- the accB gene encoding acetyl-CoA carboxylase biotin carboxyl carrier protein, with protein MIDIDYIRQLLGLFDESSVNELRIEQDGTTIRLSKTGKHEFGGISMPNAFPPMPPISTAPMIMPEAAAIQAAAPAPSAPTPPAAAAPAPSQDYHEIHSPIVGTFYRAPSPDSPTYVEVGASVSPGTVLCIVEAMKLMNEIECDVYGKVAKILVENGKPVEYNQPLFLIEPE; from the coding sequence ATGATTGATATTGACTATATCCGTCAGCTGCTGGGGCTGTTCGACGAAAGCTCCGTCAACGAACTACGGATTGAACAGGATGGAACCACCATCCGGCTTTCCAAAACCGGGAAACATGAGTTCGGCGGGATTTCAATGCCGAACGCCTTCCCCCCCATGCCACCAATCTCCACAGCCCCGATGATTATGCCGGAGGCCGCAGCAATCCAAGCTGCTGCCCCGGCTCCTTCTGCGCCAACGCCCCCTGCGGCAGCGGCTCCGGCTCCGTCGCAAGACTACCACGAAATCCATTCCCCCATTGTCGGGACCTTCTACCGTGCTCCATCGCCCGACTCGCCAACGTACGTCGAGGTTGGTGCATCGGTCTCCCCGGGAACAGTGCTGTGCATTGTTGAGGCGATGAAGCTGATGAACGAGATTGAATGCGACGTGTACGGGAAAGTGGCGAAGATTCTGGTGGAGAACGGAAAGCCAGTGGAATACAACCAGCCCCTTTTCCTGATTGAACCGGAATAA
- the efp gene encoding elongation factor P: MATTSDLRPGIVIRYNGELCTVLESVHRTPGNLRAFYQVKMRNLNSGKLLENRFRSGEEIDIVRIDRKPMQFLYRDGDKMVFMDTETYDQVYIEEDIVGSAAGFLKESGEANVSFNGNQVVGIELPPHVVLAITYTEPGVKGDTATGATKPAQVESGATVQVPLFVNEGDVIRVDTRTGEYLDRVKN; encoded by the coding sequence ATGGCAACGACCTCAGACCTGCGGCCAGGCATTGTTATCCGCTACAACGGGGAACTCTGCACTGTCCTGGAAAGCGTCCACCGCACCCCGGGCAACCTTCGCGCCTTCTACCAAGTGAAGATGCGCAACCTTAACAGCGGGAAGCTGCTGGAAAACCGCTTCCGCTCCGGCGAAGAAATTGACATCGTCCGCATTGACCGCAAGCCAATGCAGTTCCTGTACCGCGATGGCGACAAAATGGTGTTTATGGATACCGAGACCTACGACCAGGTCTATATTGAGGAGGATATCGTTGGAAGCGCGGCCGGTTTCTTGAAGGAATCGGGCGAGGCCAATGTCTCCTTCAATGGGAACCAGGTTGTTGGAATCGAGCTTCCGCCGCACGTTGTTCTTGCCATCACCTACACCGAGCCAGGGGTGAAAGGGGACACCGCCACCGGCGCAACCAAGCCAGCACAAGTGGAATCGGGCGCGACCGTTCAGGTTCCGCTGTTTGTCAACGAAGGGGACGTGATCCGCGTTGACACCCGCACAGGCGAATATCTTGACCGCGTCAAGAACTAA
- a CDS encoding enoyl-CoA hydratase/isomerase family protein, which produces MPEHLIVAKHDGYIATVQLNRPKVLNALNLGLMVELVDALESLDHDPEVRCIVIHGDERAFAAGADITEMAEATVVDMIERDQFTRWDRIRRVKTPIIAAVSGFALGGGCELTMICDMIVASETARFGQPEINIGAMPGAGGTQRLTRAIGKARAMEMVLTGKMITAEEAHAAGLVNMVVPIEFYLESAMKLAREVASRPPISVRLAKEAVLKSFDAFLQDGLEFERKNFYLLFATEDKSEGMKAFVEKRKPEWKGK; this is translated from the coding sequence ATGCCCGAACATCTTATTGTTGCCAAACATGATGGCTATATCGCCACCGTTCAACTGAACCGCCCAAAGGTCCTGAACGCCCTGAATCTTGGGCTGATGGTTGAATTGGTTGATGCCTTGGAATCGCTGGACCACGACCCCGAGGTCCGCTGCATCGTGATTCATGGCGACGAGCGCGCATTTGCCGCCGGGGCCGACATCACCGAAATGGCCGAAGCAACCGTGGTGGATATGATTGAACGGGACCAGTTCACCCGCTGGGACCGGATCCGCCGCGTGAAAACGCCGATCATTGCTGCGGTCAGCGGCTTTGCCCTTGGCGGCGGCTGCGAACTGACGATGATCTGCGACATGATCGTTGCCAGCGAAACCGCACGGTTTGGCCAGCCAGAGATCAACATCGGCGCGATGCCAGGCGCAGGGGGAACCCAACGCCTGACCCGCGCAATCGGCAAAGCCCGCGCAATGGAGATGGTTCTGACCGGAAAAATGATCACCGCCGAAGAAGCTCACGCTGCGGGATTGGTCAACATGGTGGTCCCGATTGAGTTCTACCTGGAGTCGGCCATGAAATTAGCGCGTGAGGTTGCCTCGCGCCCGCCAATCTCTGTCCGGCTTGCAAAGGAAGCGGTGCTGAAATCGTTCGATGCTTTCCTGCAAGATGGCCTAGAGTTCGAGCGGAAAAATTTCTACCTGCTGTTCGCCACCGAAGATAAATCCGAAGGAATGAAGGCCTTCGTGGAAAAACGGAAACCGGAGTGGAAAGGAAAATAG